The Fusobacterium necrophorum subsp. necrophorum genome has a window encoding:
- a CDS encoding class I SAM-dependent RNA methyltransferase — translation MKRKFSIVASSTMGLESIVKEECRKLGFQNIQVWNGRVEFDGDFETLVRANIHLRCADRIFVKMAEFKALSYEELFQEVKKIAWEDWIEEKGEFPIAWVSSVKSKLYSKADIQRIAKKAIVERLKTKYPREVFEETGAKYRIKIQCHHDVFLVMLDSSGEGLNRRGYRSLKNEAPLKETMAAALIYLAKWQGGERAFLDPMCGTGTLAIEAAMIARNIAPGANRNFAAEEWSVIPEEIWIEARDEAFSREDYEKKVKIYASDIEEETIQIARKNIERAGVEGDILLSCQDFQEVKVEEKAGAMITNPPYGERLSDPVEVEELYRNLGQFCRKRLPKWSYYIITSFEMFEKVFGKKANKNRKLYNGGIKCYYYQYYGEDRVNGREI, via the coding sequence ATGAAGAGGAAGTTTAGTATCGTGGCATCCAGCACGATGGGCTTGGAGAGTATTGTAAAAGAAGAATGTAGAAAATTAGGGTTTCAAAATATACAAGTATGGAATGGGAGAGTGGAATTTGACGGAGATTTCGAAACCTTGGTCAGAGCCAATATTCATCTTCGATGTGCCGATCGAATTTTTGTGAAAATGGCAGAGTTTAAGGCCTTAAGTTATGAGGAATTATTTCAGGAAGTGAAAAAAATAGCTTGGGAAGATTGGATAGAAGAGAAGGGAGAATTTCCGATTGCCTGGGTGAGTTCGGTAAAGTCAAAGTTATACTCCAAGGCGGATATTCAAAGAATTGCAAAAAAAGCAATCGTCGAACGATTAAAGACAAAGTATCCAAGGGAAGTGTTTGAGGAAACAGGAGCAAAGTATCGCATCAAAATCCAATGTCATCATGATGTATTTCTTGTGATGTTGGACAGCAGTGGAGAAGGATTGAATCGTAGAGGATACCGGAGTCTAAAAAATGAAGCTCCTTTAAAAGAAACCATGGCAGCTGCCTTGATTTATTTGGCAAAATGGCAGGGAGGAGAAAGAGCTTTTTTGGATCCGATGTGCGGAACGGGAACCTTAGCGATCGAAGCAGCGATGATAGCCAGAAATATTGCTCCCGGAGCGAATCGAAATTTTGCTGCGGAAGAATGGAGTGTGATTCCGGAAGAAATTTGGATAGAGGCAAGAGATGAAGCATTTTCAAGGGAAGATTATGAAAAGAAAGTGAAGATTTATGCTTCGGATATTGAGGAAGAGACGATTCAGATTGCAAGAAAAAATATAGAAAGAGCGGGGGTGGAAGGAGATATTCTTCTTTCCTGTCAAGACTTTCAAGAGGTGAAGGTGGAAGAGAAAGCGGGAGCTATGATTACAAATCCTCCTTATGGAGAGCGTTTGTCGGATCCGGTGGAAGTAGAAGAACTGTATCGAAATTTAGGACAATTTTGTCGAAAACGTCTACCCAAGTGGTCTTACTATATCATTACTTCCTTCGAAATGTTTGAAAAAGTATTCGGAAAAAAGGCGAATAAAAATAGAAAGCTGTACAACGGCGGAATAAAATGTTATTATTATCAATATTATGGAGAAGACAGAGTCAATGGAAGAGAAATATAA
- a CDS encoding phosphatidylserine decarboxylase has protein sequence MKFEAIRYLERKTGEYKIEKVPGESFLKFLYYNPFGKLALEALVKRKFLSVWYGKKMNTKKSREKILPFIKSLEIPIEEAEKSWDEFTSFNDFFYRKLKKGARTWDMREDVLVSPADGKVLAYENIDSFASFFVKGQSFSLEELFQSKEMAEKYAGGSFVIVRLAPVDYHRYHFPTDAWVGASHKIQGYYYSVSTHAIRRNLRIFLENQREYTILKSKKFGDIAYFEIGATMVGGIHQTYAENSMVSKGEEKGYFDFGGSTCLLLFEKGKVQLDEDLLEHTKQGIETKVYVGEKIGYAKQGGVF, from the coding sequence ATGAAATTTGAAGCCATTCGATATTTGGAAAGAAAAACGGGAGAATATAAGATAGAAAAGGTTCCGGGAGAATCTTTTCTGAAATTTTTATATTATAATCCTTTTGGAAAATTGGCACTGGAAGCTCTTGTGAAACGGAAGTTTCTAAGTGTTTGGTATGGAAAAAAGATGAATACGAAGAAGTCGAGAGAAAAGATACTTCCTTTTATCAAAAGCTTGGAAATTCCAATCGAAGAGGCTGAAAAATCTTGGGATGAATTTACTTCTTTTAATGATTTTTTTTATCGAAAACTCAAAAAAGGAGCAAGAACTTGGGATATGAGAGAGGATGTTCTCGTCTCTCCGGCGGACGGAAAAGTATTAGCCTATGAAAATATTGATTCTTTTGCTTCTTTTTTTGTAAAAGGACAGAGTTTTTCTTTGGAAGAGTTGTTTCAATCCAAGGAAATGGCGGAAAAATATGCAGGGGGAAGCTTTGTCATTGTGCGTCTGGCTCCGGTGGATTATCATCGATACCATTTTCCGACAGATGCTTGGGTCGGGGCTTCTCATAAAATACAGGGATATTATTATTCCGTATCGACACATGCCATTCGAAGAAATCTGCGAATTTTCTTAGAAAACCAAAGAGAATATACGATTTTAAAATCTAAAAAATTTGGAGATATTGCCTATTTTGAAATTGGAGCGACTATGGTGGGAGGAATTCATCAAACCTATGCGGAAAATTCCATGGTAAGCAAGGGGGAAGAAAAGGGATACTTTGATTTTGGAGGTTCTACCTGTCTGCTGCTGTTCGAAAAGGGAAAGGTACAATTGGATGAGGATTTATTGGAACATACCAAACAGGGAATCGAGACAAAGGTATATGTAGGAGAAAAGATAGGATATGCGAAGCAGGGCGGAGTATTTTAA
- a CDS encoding ABC transporter substrate-binding protein: MLKKIIALFSLLFLFLFTACGEKKETAEEHGKHLNVALAFFDTHLDPAIDYQGWYAMRAGIAETLIIMSKEMTPEPWLAESFQQLDDTTWEFKIRKNITFHNGVALTPEKVKASLERSIALNNRAKQEIGNYTFSVREDALIVKTDKLDPFLADNLSEPMYSIVDVDAATNAEEFTLKPVATGPFIVDSSTDNERVELVANKNYWNGTPKLDSVSYLLIPDANTRMLALQSGEVDVSIGLSASALSTFQDYKNIAVDIVPSTRIIYAFFNPNTEALQDKRVREAINYAIDKETMANITLNGTVKAAYSPYSSSLPFGSDSIEGYRYDVKKAEELLKEAGYHKNSNHILEKDGKELRLKFVYYSSRAEIPFIAQYVQSELAKLGIVLDLVSYEKLPLDQYNAGAFDIGVDSFSTATNSNPSLLLRVGFTKEASDNFLHYFHNDRVEEIAKELSLEKDAKKRFALAKEAQELIVKEGKNIFLAYPQNNICRSTKVKNFSVHPLDFYQMNKDVEKE; encoded by the coding sequence ATGTTGAAAAAAATAATTGCTTTATTCAGTTTACTTTTCTTATTCTTATTCACAGCCTGTGGAGAGAAAAAAGAAACAGCGGAAGAACATGGGAAACATTTAAATGTAGCACTTGCTTTCTTTGATACCCATTTGGATCCGGCGATTGACTATCAAGGGTGGTATGCTATGCGTGCCGGAATTGCTGAAACTCTGATCATTATGTCAAAGGAAATGACACCGGAACCTTGGCTCGCAGAAAGTTTTCAACAATTGGATGATACGACTTGGGAATTTAAAATTCGAAAAAATATTACTTTTCACAATGGGGTAGCTTTAACACCTGAAAAAGTAAAAGCCAGCTTGGAAAGAAGCATCGCTCTAAACAATCGTGCAAAACAGGAAATCGGAAATTATACCTTCTCTGTAAGGGAAGATGCTCTGATTGTAAAAACGGATAAATTAGATCCCTTCTTGGCGGATAATCTGTCAGAACCTATGTATAGCATTGTAGATGTGGATGCTGCAACGAATGCGGAGGAATTTACCTTGAAACCTGTTGCGACGGGACCCTTCATCGTAGATAGCAGTACGGACAATGAAAGAGTCGAACTGGTGGCGAATAAAAACTATTGGAACGGAACTCCTAAATTAGACTCCGTGAGCTATCTGCTCATCCCGGATGCCAATACCAGAATGCTTGCATTGCAATCGGGAGAGGTGGATGTCAGTATCGGTCTCAGTGCAAGTGCTTTGAGTACTTTTCAGGATTACAAAAATATTGCTGTAGACATTGTTCCTTCCACAAGGATCATCTACGCCTTTTTTAATCCGAATACCGAAGCTTTACAAGACAAACGAGTACGGGAAGCCATCAACTATGCTATCGATAAGGAAACCATGGCAAATATTACATTAAACGGGACTGTAAAAGCAGCTTATAGCCCTTATTCTTCCAGTCTGCCTTTCGGTTCGGACAGTATTGAGGGATATCGATATGATGTAAAAAAAGCGGAAGAATTGTTAAAAGAAGCAGGATACCATAAGAATAGCAATCATATATTGGAAAAAGACGGAAAAGAATTACGTCTTAAATTTGTCTACTATTCTTCCAGAGCGGAGATTCCTTTTATTGCCCAATATGTACAATCGGAGCTTGCAAAACTTGGAATTGTCTTAGACTTGGTAAGTTATGAAAAACTTCCGTTGGATCAATACAATGCCGGTGCCTTCGATATCGGTGTCGATTCTTTTTCGACAGCCACAAATTCAAATCCAAGTCTTTTATTACGAGTTGGATTTACGAAAGAGGCTTCCGACAATTTCTTACATTATTTCCACAATGACAGAGTGGAAGAAATTGCAAAAGAATTATCTTTGGAGAAAGATGCAAAAAAACGATTTGCTTTGGCAAAAGAGGCACAAGAACTTATTGTAAAAGAAGGTAAGAATATTTTCTTAGCCTATCCTCAAAATAATATTTGTCGAAGTACAAAGGTAAAGAATTTCAGTGTGCATCCTTTAGATTTTTATCAAATGAATAAAGATGTAGAAAAAGAATAA
- the dtd gene encoding D-aminoacyl-tRNA deacylase — protein sequence MKAVIQRVQYANVKVEGNSIGEIQKGFLVLLGITHTDTEEDVHWLANKIKDLRVFEDEKGKMNLSLEEVKGEVLIVSQFTLYGNCKKGRRPAFVEAAKPEVAIPLYEMFLKTFASFGIKTEAGEFGADMKVELLNDGPVTFIIESKEK from the coding sequence ATGAAAGCTGTGATTCAAAGAGTGCAATATGCCAATGTAAAAGTAGAAGGAAATAGCATAGGAGAAATTCAAAAAGGATTTTTAGTTCTGCTGGGCATTACTCATACGGATACGGAAGAAGACGTCCATTGGCTAGCCAATAAAATTAAAGATCTACGTGTCTTCGAAGATGAAAAGGGAAAAATGAATCTATCTTTGGAAGAGGTAAAAGGAGAAGTCCTGATTGTTTCCCAATTTACTCTCTATGGAAATTGTAAGAAGGGAAGAAGACCCGCCTTTGTGGAGGCGGCAAAACCCGAAGTTGCCATTCCTTTGTATGAAATGTTTTTAAAAACCTTTGCTTCCTTCGGAATCAAAACGGAAGCCGGCGAGTTTGGAGCAGATATGAAGGTGGAACTGTTAAATGACGGACCTGTGACTTTCATCATAGAAAGCAAAGAAAAATAA
- a CDS encoding AI-2E family transporter, producing MKKERYSGMAFLLFIIVILQSYLQQTETFAKILGGTISFFVPLIWAVFLSILLYPLQAFLRNHFHVKRAFALIAVLLLLVFFFSLFMLIVIPQVSKSIKELQQIYPYMEKRVGEFLDKSFLFLHKRGLLFMDETEIMKAISTYTKDNIQKIQQIGISIFWNVFDLTFGIANFLIGLFLACFILLKPEDFIKLIERLVYLSVKKEKALQIIEILRKSKDIFLNYFVGRLLVSIIVAFIVFLVLFLSKTPYPVLTALLFGVGNMIPYLGVLGASLISGFLILIFAPYKIGYLIFAIVLSQALDGFIIGPKIVGDKVGLNSFWVVVAILLCGKLMGIAGMFLGVPIFCIIKLIYEEKWKAYVQEEEKERGIVEDEEEV from the coding sequence ATGAAAAAAGAAAGATATTCGGGAATGGCTTTTTTATTGTTTATAATAGTGATTCTACAAAGTTATTTACAACAGACGGAAACTTTTGCCAAAATTTTAGGAGGAACGATTTCCTTTTTTGTACCTTTAATTTGGGCGGTATTTTTGAGTATTTTGCTCTACCCTTTGCAAGCATTTTTGAGAAATCACTTCCATGTAAAAAGGGCATTTGCTCTTATTGCGGTTTTGTTGCTCTTAGTCTTTTTCTTTTCTTTGTTTATGTTGATTGTGATTCCGCAAGTGAGTAAAAGTATAAAAGAATTACAGCAAATTTACCCTTATATGGAAAAACGGGTAGGAGAATTTTTGGACAAGAGTTTTCTTTTTTTGCATAAACGGGGTTTGCTTTTCATGGATGAAACGGAAATTATGAAAGCAATTTCCACGTATACCAAAGACAATATTCAAAAAATTCAACAAATTGGAATCTCCATTTTCTGGAATGTCTTTGATCTTACCTTTGGAATTGCCAATTTTCTAATCGGACTTTTTTTGGCTTGTTTCATTTTGCTAAAACCGGAAGATTTTATAAAGCTAATAGAACGACTGGTATATTTGAGTGTAAAAAAGGAAAAGGCTTTGCAGATTATTGAAATTTTGAGAAAATCGAAGGACATTTTTTTAAATTACTTTGTAGGACGTTTGTTGGTTTCCATCATTGTCGCTTTTATCGTATTCTTGGTGTTATTTTTGAGTAAAACACCCTATCCTGTATTAACAGCTCTTTTATTCGGAGTTGGAAATATGATCCCTTATTTAGGAGTACTTGGAGCTTCTCTTATTTCCGGATTTTTAATTTTAATTTTTGCCCCTTATAAAATTGGATATTTGATTTTTGCCATTGTTCTTTCCCAGGCTTTGGACGGTTTTATTATCGGACCTAAAATTGTGGGGGATAAGGTGGGATTGAACAGCTTTTGGGTTGTGGTTGCTATTTTATTGTGCGGAAAATTGATGGGAATTGCGGGAATGTTTTTGGGAGTTCCCATTTTCTGTATTATTAAATTGATCTATGAAGAAAAATGGAAAGCCTATGTGCAAGAGGAAGAAAAAGAGAGAGGGATTGTAGAAGATGAAGAGGAAGTTTAG
- a CDS encoding nicotinate phosphoribosyltransferase, which yields MKRLNTLTEFARVINSDRYQYTESDIFLMENMEHKMATFDVFFRKTEDGGFAVVAGVQEVLDLIHILNETSEEEKRMYFSTILEEQHLIDFLSKIRFTGDLYALPDGSIAYPNEPIITIKAPLIEAQILETPVLNIINMAMAIATKASMVTRAAYPQAVSSFGSRRAHGFDSAVSGNKAAVIGGCSGHSNLMTEYRYGIPSSGTMAHSYIQSFGVGKKAEKEAFAKFIAHRKQRKGNTLLLLIDTYNTIKSGLENAIEAFQEAGIDDHYPGVYGVRIDSGDLAYLSKKCRQRLDEVGMKKAKIFLTNSLDEKLIKSLKEQGACADIYGVGDAIAVSKSYPCFGGVYKIVELDGKPLIKLSEDVIKISNPGFKEVYRIFDKEGKAYADLVTLVEGDRDKERLLRGKDLILRDEKYDFKKSYLKAGEYSFEKLTKLYVKQGEVQETLYEDLLDAMKSQKHYLASLEKVSEERKRLENPHQYKVDLSEDLLNLKYGLIKSIQEEA from the coding sequence ATGAAACGTTTAAATACTTTGACAGAATTTGCAAGAGTTATCAATTCCGATCGTTATCAATATACAGAAAGTGATATTTTTTTAATGGAGAACATGGAGCATAAAATGGCTACCTTCGATGTATTTTTCCGGAAAACGGAGGACGGAGGTTTTGCCGTTGTGGCAGGTGTTCAAGAAGTTTTAGATTTGATTCATATTTTAAATGAAACGAGTGAAGAAGAAAAGCGAATGTATTTTTCAACAATTTTAGAAGAACAGCATCTGATTGATTTTTTATCCAAAATTCGATTTACGGGAGATCTGTATGCTCTTCCGGACGGGTCGATTGCCTATCCGAATGAACCGATTATTACCATAAAAGCTCCTTTGATTGAGGCACAAATTTTAGAAACTCCTGTTTTAAATATCATCAATATGGCAATGGCAATCGCTACCAAGGCTTCTATGGTAACAAGGGCGGCTTATCCACAGGCGGTTTCTTCCTTTGGAAGTCGAAGAGCACATGGTTTTGACAGTGCTGTTTCCGGGAATAAGGCGGCAGTCATTGGAGGCTGCAGCGGACATTCGAATTTAATGACGGAGTATCGATACGGAATTCCGAGTTCCGGAACTATGGCACATTCCTATATTCAATCTTTCGGTGTCGGAAAAAAAGCGGAGAAAGAAGCTTTTGCAAAGTTTATTGCACATCGAAAACAACGAAAGGGAAACACCTTATTATTGTTAATAGACACATATAATACGATTAAAAGCGGTTTGGAAAATGCTATTGAAGCTTTTCAAGAAGCCGGAATTGACGATCATTATCCCGGAGTTTACGGAGTTCGTATCGATTCCGGAGACTTGGCATATTTGTCAAAAAAATGCAGACAACGTTTGGATGAAGTGGGAATGAAAAAGGCTAAAATTTTCTTAACCAATTCCTTGGATGAAAAATTGATAAAATCTTTAAAGGAGCAGGGGGCCTGTGCAGATATTTACGGAGTGGGAGATGCCATTGCCGTGTCCAAATCCTACCCGTGTTTCGGAGGAGTATACAAGATTGTGGAATTGGACGGAAAACCGTTGATTAAGCTTTCAGAAGATGTGATAAAAATCTCAAATCCCGGTTTTAAAGAAGTCTATCGAATTTTTGATAAGGAAGGAAAAGCCTATGCCGATCTTGTGACCTTGGTAGAGGGGGATCGAGATAAGGAACGACTGTTAAGAGGAAAAGATTTGATCTTACGAGATGAAAAGTATGATTTTAAAAAGAGTTATTTAAAGGCGGGAGAGTACAGCTTCGAAAAATTAACGAAACTCTATGTGAAACAAGGAGAGGTACAGGAAACTTTATATGAGGATTTATTGGATGCTATGAAATCTCAAAAGCATTATTTGGCATCATTGGAAAAAGTATCCGAGGAAAGAAAACGTTTGGAAAATCCGCATCAATACAAGGTGGATTTATCGGAGGATTTATTGAACCTGAAGTATGGATTGATTAAGAGTATTCAAGAGGAAGCATAG
- a CDS encoding NusG domain II-containing protein — translation MRSRAEYFKRGDGIVYAALCFLFFQLGMKILEFPELKAEKAEIYVDGKLEYVYPLQEEQKLFFVDTSIGGVNVEIRDKKIRVTSSNSPLKLCVKQGWIGSVGESIIGVPDRLLIQIVGEVAEEDEDYVDGVVR, via the coding sequence ATGCGAAGCAGGGCGGAGTATTTTAAGCGAGGAGACGGTATTGTTTATGCTGCTTTATGCTTTTTGTTTTTTCAATTGGGAATGAAGATTTTGGAATTTCCGGAATTGAAAGCGGAAAAAGCGGAAATTTATGTGGATGGGAAGTTGGAATATGTCTATCCGCTGCAAGAGGAGCAGAAGCTCTTTTTCGTAGATACTTCGATTGGAGGAGTCAATGTGGAAATCAGGGATAAAAAAATAAGAGTGACAAGCTCGAATTCTCCTTTGAAACTCTGTGTAAAACAGGGTTGGATAGGAAGTGTGGGAGAAAGTATTATCGGAGTACCGGATCGACTTTTGATTCAAATTGTGGGAGAAGTGGCGGAAGAAGACGAAGACTATGTGGATGGCGTGGTGAGATAG